One window of the Fusobacterium sp. SYSU M8D902 genome contains the following:
- a CDS encoding response regulator transcription factor has product MKILVIEDDKEIQELISYFLTKEGYEVDSADDGLEGLKLLKEKQHNLVVLDLMLPNLDGKNFTKIVKGISSEYGKPTIIMLTAKTEIEDVLEGLEIGADDYMKKPFDPRELVLRVKRFFKDSEIKREKESKFEFYKLKIEDDRHRVLYDENEIELSKKEYDLLLLLVQNKNLVITREKILDKVWNSNYYAGDRTVDVYISKLRDKLPELSEHIRTIKGVGYKLEEKR; this is encoded by the coding sequence ATGAAGATCCTAGTTATAGAAGATGATAAGGAGATACAGGAGTTAATTTCATATTTTTTAACTAAAGAGGGATATGAAGTTGATAGTGCTGATGATGGTTTAGAAGGGTTGAAATTATTAAAAGAGAAACAACACAATTTAGTAGTTCTAGATCTGATGCTACCAAATTTAGATGGAAAAAATTTTACAAAAATTGTAAAAGGAATATCTTCAGAATATGGAAAGCCAACAATAATTATGTTGACAGCAAAGACAGAGATAGAAGATGTGTTAGAAGGTTTGGAAATAGGTGCAGATGACTATATGAAAAAGCCATTTGATCCGAGAGAGTTGGTGTTGAGAGTAAAGAGATTTTTTAAAGATAGTGAGATTAAGAGAGAGAAGGAGAGCAAATTTGAGTTCTATAAATTGAAAATAGAAGATGATAGACACAGGGTTCTCTATGATGAGAATGAGATAGAACTCTCTAAAAAAGAGTATGACCTCTTGTTATTATTAGTTCAAAATAAGAACTTGGTAATAACAAGGGAGAAGATTTTGGATAAAGTATGGAATAGTAATTACTATGCTGGAGATAGGACTGTTGATGTATATATTTCTAAGTTAAGAGATAAATTGCCAGAGCTTAGTGAGCATATTAGAACTATAAAAGGAGTTGGATACAAATTAGAAGAAAAGAGATAA
- a CDS encoding phosphate ABC transporter substrate-binding protein — protein sequence MRMNILKKGLFSILIVGGMLSASAVAEARSKVIQAKGSDTILNVSQSIAENYMKENRGARIAVTGGGSGVGISALLNGTTDIAMASRNIKEKEISMAKSKGIDVREVVLGFDGITIVANLANPVKDIDDITLGKIFRGEISNWKEIGGEDAPIVVLSRDSSSGTHEFFKEHIIRENNTKKELEYGEKTLYMPSNEAIKQEIKVNKNAIGYIGMGYMDSTVESIKVDGVEATPENVSNKTYPIAREVYWYVDKNAEEDINKLVDYALSPKGQGIVKEEGFVPVK from the coding sequence ATAAGAATGAATATCTTAAAAAAAGGGTTGTTTAGTATCTTAATAGTTGGAGGAATGTTATCAGCTTCTGCTGTTGCAGAGGCAAGATCAAAAGTGATACAAGCTAAAGGATCAGATACTATATTAAATGTATCTCAATCGATAGCTGAAAACTATATGAAGGAGAATAGAGGGGCAAGAATAGCAGTTACAGGTGGAGGTTCTGGTGTTGGAATATCAGCACTTTTGAATGGAACAACTGATATTGCTATGGCTTCAAGAAATATAAAAGAGAAAGAGATCTCTATGGCAAAAAGCAAGGGAATAGATGTAAGAGAGGTAGTTTTAGGATTTGATGGAATAACAATAGTAGCAAACCTTGCAAACCCTGTAAAAGATATTGATGATATAACATTGGGAAAAATATTTAGAGGTGAAATCAGTAACTGGAAGGAGATAGGTGGAGAGGATGCACCAATAGTAGTACTATCTAGAGATTCATCATCTGGGACACATGAATTTTTTAAGGAGCATATTATCAGAGAAAACAATACTAAAAAAGAGTTAGAATATGGAGAAAAAACTTTGTATATGCCATCTAATGAGGCAATAAAACAGGAGATAAAGGTTAATAAAAATGCTATTGGTTATATAGGAATGGGTTATATGGATAGCACAGTAGAATCTATAAAAGTAGATGGAGTAGAAGCAACACCAGAAAATGTATCAAATAAAACATATCCAATAGCTAGAGAAGTGTACTGGTATGTGGATAAGAATGCAGAAGAAGATATTAATAAACTTGTAGATTATGCACTTTCTCCAAAAGGACAGGGAATTGTTAAAGAAGAGGGATTTGTTCCTGTAAAATAA
- the pstC gene encoding phosphate ABC transporter permease subunit PstC — protein sequence MQCIRKFKDGVMKHLLFGIGVSNIIIIFLIFLFILSNGIKFFNSYSVTDFIFGKKWISLSELYGLLPLLVGSFWVVIVALLIAVPIGILTAIYIAEYASPKVKTFMKIIIETMSAIPSVVLGFIGLYVLSGPIKEMFNLTSGLTALTGGIMLAFMAIPTIVSIADDSLEALDKSYKEASLALGANSVETIFNVLLPAAFPGIFAGVMLGFGRIIGETLTVLMITGNSPILATSPLSPVRTLTATIAAEMGEVVQGSTHYYALFTIGIVLFIISFITNCIAEKFIQKAREL from the coding sequence ATGCAATGCATAAGAAAATTTAAAGATGGTGTAATGAAGCATCTTCTTTTTGGGATAGGAGTATCTAATATTATAATTATATTTTTAATTTTCCTGTTCATATTATCAAATGGAATAAAATTTTTTAACTCATACTCTGTAACTGATTTTATTTTTGGAAAAAAATGGATATCACTCTCTGAACTATATGGACTTTTACCACTTCTAGTTGGTTCATTTTGGGTAGTGATTGTAGCTCTTTTAATAGCTGTTCCCATTGGAATTCTTACAGCTATTTATATAGCTGAATATGCTTCTCCAAAAGTAAAAACTTTTATGAAAATAATTATTGAAACTATGTCCGCTATTCCCTCTGTTGTACTTGGATTTATTGGACTATATGTATTATCTGGACCTATAAAGGAGATGTTTAACTTAACAAGTGGTCTCACAGCTTTAACTGGTGGAATCATGTTAGCATTTATGGCTATTCCGACTATTGTAAGTATAGCTGACGATTCTTTAGAAGCTCTTGATAAGTCTTATAAAGAAGCTTCTCTAGCTTTGGGAGCTAACTCTGTTGAAACAATTTTTAACGTACTTTTACCAGCAGCTTTTCCAGGAATATTTGCTGGGGTTATGTTAGGATTTGGAAGAATTATTGGAGAGACTTTAACAGTTCTTATGATCACAGGTAACTCTCCTATCTTAGCTACTTCCCCTCTCTCTCCAGTGAGAACTCTTACAGCTACAATAGCAGCTGAAATGGGAGAGGTAGTTCAAGGAAGTACTCACTACTATGCACTTTTTACAATTGGTATAGTCCTTTTTATTATAAGTTTCATTACCAACTGTATCGCTGAAAAGTTTATACAAAAAGCTAGAGAACTTTAA
- the pstA gene encoding phosphate ABC transporter permease PstA, giving the protein MFILKKSKAKFLENLIKIITLISVIPIFLIIGYILYTGIPAISWSFLTEMPSDGMRAGGIFPAIVGTLWLTLGTIIISVPFGVLTGVYLVEYAKDNLLTRIINLTIINLAGIPSIIYGLFGMALFVIFLNFDVSILSGSLTLGIMCLPVIITATRESLLAIPKHLREASLALGATKWETITKVILPAAMPGILTGVILSISRAAGETAPIMFTAVAFYLPFLPLTYWDQVMALPYHLYVISTQVPNMPAAYMSGTLFVLVVITISFNLLGAFIRYRFNSQK; this is encoded by the coding sequence ATGTTTATTTTAAAAAAATCAAAAGCTAAATTTTTAGAGAATCTGATAAAAATTATTACTCTAATCTCAGTAATCCCAATATTTCTAATTATTGGATATATACTTTATACAGGTATTCCTGCAATATCTTGGAGCTTCTTAACTGAGATGCCTAGTGATGGAATGAGGGCTGGAGGAATATTCCCTGCTATAGTTGGAACTCTTTGGCTTACACTGGGAACTATCATAATATCTGTTCCTTTTGGAGTACTGACTGGAGTCTATCTTGTAGAATATGCTAAGGATAATCTTCTTACAAGAATTATCAATCTTACCATAATTAATTTAGCTGGTATACCAAGTATAATTTACGGACTTTTTGGTATGGCACTTTTCGTTATATTTTTAAACTTTGATGTTTCGATTTTATCTGGATCATTAACACTTGGAATTATGTGTTTACCTGTTATTATCACTGCTACTCGAGAATCTCTTTTAGCTATTCCGAAACATCTAAGAGAGGCTTCTTTAGCTCTTGGAGCTACAAAATGGGAGACAATTACAAAAGTTATTCTTCCTGCTGCTATGCCTGGAATTTTAACTGGAGTTATTTTGAGTATATCTAGAGCTGCTGGAGAGACAGCACCTATAATGTTTACAGCTGTTGCCTTCTACCTTCCATTTTTACCATTAACTTATTGGGATCAGGTTATGGCTCTACCATACCATCTCTATGTAATTTCAACACAAGTTCCAAATATGCCAGCTGCTTATATGAGTGGTACTCTATTTGTCCTTGTTGTAATTACAATAAGCTTCAATCTACTTGGTGCTTTTATCAGGTATAGATTTAATTCACAAAAATAA
- the pstB gene encoding phosphate ABC transporter ATP-binding protein PstB, whose product MNSNDTRILVKDFNFYYGDFKALKDINMEIKKNKVTALIGPSGCGKSTFLRSINRMNDLIPNVKYEGNILFDGKNIFDKDYDIVELRKKVGMVFQKPNPFPKSIYENLVYAPKLHGEKNKDKLDEIVENSLRSVALWDEVKDKLHKSSLGLSGGQQQRLCIARAISINPEILLMDEPTSALDPISTAKIEELIRQLEEKYSIIIVTHNMQQASRISEYTGFFYQGVLEEFDKTELIFTTPHKKKTEDYITGKFG is encoded by the coding sequence ATGAATTCTAACGACACTAGAATTTTAGTAAAAGATTTTAACTTTTATTATGGAGATTTTAAAGCTTTAAAAGATATTAATATGGAGATTAAAAAAAATAAGGTCACTGCACTAATCGGACCTTCTGGGTGTGGTAAATCTACATTTTTAAGATCTATCAACAGAATGAATGATCTAATTCCAAATGTAAAATATGAGGGAAACATTCTTTTTGATGGAAAGAATATTTTTGATAAAGATTATGATATTGTTGAACTTAGAAAAAAAGTGGGAATGGTATTTCAAAAACCAAATCCATTTCCAAAAAGCATCTATGAAAACTTAGTTTATGCTCCAAAACTACATGGTGAAAAAAATAAAGATAAACTTGATGAGATTGTTGAAAACTCTTTGAGATCAGTTGCTCTTTGGGACGAGGTAAAAGATAAACTCCACAAATCATCTCTTGGATTATCTGGTGGACAACAACAGAGACTATGTATAGCAAGAGCTATCTCCATAAATCCAGAGATCCTATTGATGGATGAGCCTACTTCAGCTCTAGATCCAATCTCAACAGCTAAAATAGAGGAACTTATCAGACAACTTGAAGAGAAATATAGTATAATTATCGTTACTCACAATATGCAACAAGCCTCAAGAATATCTGAATATACTGGTTTCTTCTATCAAGGTGTGCTAGAGGAGTTTGATAAAACAGAACTTATCTTTACTACACCACATAAGAAAAAAACAGAAGACTATATTACAGGAAAATTTGGATAG
- a CDS encoding PhoU domain-containing protein — protein sequence MRNLEESIKGLNEHYLELLKNLNRVLDINLEMLERSNFDKTLYGECLVTENTINNFEVKIKEDSIFTIARFQPAASNLRLLIMLINSARVIERMGDILKSNLKIIKNIETISPEMKPYLKDIILPIAKKTKNIYEGYINAFIKSDEKTLFTLLTMDEEIDELTRADICDIVEIMKKNSKNIEGGTDLIVLCKKFERFADHILHLVFDLIYILKGKDMRKVELLEDKKI from the coding sequence ATGAGAAATTTAGAGGAAAGTATAAAAGGTTTGAACGAACATTATCTTGAACTTTTGAAAAATTTAAATAGAGTTCTAGATATAAATCTTGAGATGTTAGAAAGATCTAATTTTGATAAGACTCTATATGGAGAGTGTCTAGTTACAGAGAATACTATTAACAATTTTGAAGTGAAGATAAAAGAGGATTCTATCTTTACAATAGCTAGATTTCAGCCAGCAGCTAGTAATCTAAGACTTCTTATTATGCTTATCAACAGTGCTAGAGTAATTGAAAGAATGGGAGATATTTTAAAATCTAACTTAAAAATAATCAAAAATATTGAAACTATCTCTCCTGAAATGAAACCATATCTAAAGGATATAATCCTTCCAATTGCTAAAAAAACAAAAAATATCTACGAAGGATATATCAACGCTTTTATAAAAAGTGATGAAAAAACTCTATTCACTCTTCTGACTATGGATGAGGAGATTGATGAATTAACTAGGGCAGATATTTGTGATATTGTTGAAATTATGAAGAAAAATTCTAAAAATATTGAAGGTGGAACTGATCTTATTGTACTTTGTAAGAAATTTGAAAGATTTGCTGACCATATTTTACACTTAGTTTTTGATCTGATCTATATACTGAAAGGTAAGGATATGAGAAAGGTTGAACTATTAGAAGATAAAAAAATTTAA
- a CDS encoding M20 family metallopeptidase: protein MKQLKEQLSTLFDKYLDEFKEINEYIYNNPEIGRQEFKACEILSNTLKKYGFETTVNYANIPTAFLGKFSSGKNGPKIAILAEYDALPEIGHGCGHNIFGVTSIATGILLKEVMQDTIGDILVIGTPAEETFGAKVEMAELGIFDDIDIAMAVHPTGESHKRSGSSQAMEAIQFTFKGKTAHAAASPHEGINALDGVITLFNSINALRQQTLETSRIHGIISNGGEAANIIPDLAVANFYVRAKTLSYLKELVEKVKNCAKGAALATGTTLEIENYETSFANLVTNKKLSEIYEKNLKLQGVTEIGDGGSSGSTDMGDVSHCCPTIHPHFPLTKAHLIGHSVEFANATIQPEAYIGMKEATLAMALTAMDIFNNKDLLAEIKTEFINNKNL from the coding sequence ATGAAACAATTAAAAGAACAACTTTCTACACTTTTTGACAAATATCTTGATGAGTTTAAAGAGATTAATGAGTATATCTACAACAATCCTGAAATTGGAAGACAGGAGTTTAAAGCTTGTGAAATCTTAAGCAACACACTTAAGAAATATGGTTTTGAAACAACTGTTAATTATGCTAATATTCCAACTGCATTTCTTGGTAAATTCTCAAGTGGAAAGAATGGACCTAAAATAGCTATACTTGCTGAATATGATGCTCTTCCTGAGATTGGACATGGATGTGGACACAATATTTTTGGAGTTACTAGTATTGCTACTGGAATTTTATTAAAAGAGGTTATGCAAGATACAATTGGAGATATACTTGTAATTGGAACTCCTGCTGAAGAGACTTTTGGAGCTAAAGTAGAAATGGCTGAACTTGGAATTTTTGATGATATAGATATAGCTATGGCAGTACATCCCACTGGTGAATCTCACAAAAGAAGTGGTTCTTCTCAAGCTATGGAAGCTATACAATTTACTTTTAAAGGAAAGACAGCCCATGCTGCTGCATCTCCTCACGAAGGAATAAACGCCTTAGATGGAGTAATAACATTATTTAACTCTATCAATGCACTTAGACAGCAGACTCTTGAGACTTCTAGAATACACGGAATAATAAGTAATGGTGGTGAAGCTGCTAACATCATTCCAGATCTTGCTGTTGCTAACTTCTATGTGAGAGCTAAAACACTTTCATATTTAAAAGAGTTGGTTGAAAAGGTTAAAAATTGTGCCAAAGGAGCTGCTCTAGCCACTGGTACTACTCTTGAGATTGAAAATTATGAAACTAGTTTCGCCAACCTTGTAACTAATAAAAAATTATCAGAAATATATGAGAAAAATTTAAAACTTCAAGGAGTGACTGAAATAGGTGATGGTGGCTCTTCTGGTTCTACAGATATGGGAGATGTGAGCCATTGTTGTCCAACAATTCACCCTCATTTCCCATTGACTAAAGCTCACCTCATAGGTCACAGTGTTGAATTTGCTAATGCCACTATACAGCCTGAAGCTTATATTGGAATGAAAGAAGCTACTCTAGCAATGGCTCTTACAGCTATGGATATCTTCAATAATAAAGATCTTCTTGCAGAGATCAAAACAGAATTTATCAACAATAAAAATTTATAA
- a CDS encoding transporter substrate-binding domain-containing protein produces MKKLILSLMVLLSSLSFSAKKFYVGTNAEFMPYEYLENGKIVGFDVELMEAIGKELDYEIVWSNLGFDGLLPALQMKKIDAVIAGMGQTPERQKAVTFSMPYMLVSSDEHYVIVNENSSLTHKEELKGKKVGVQIGTVQEEFTKKIGGIPQLYNSWTGALMDLQNNKIDAVIIADVSGDEYLKVMKKIKKIDVVIDDHPGASIALRKGETELAEKINQAILTLDANGTYLKLLEKYFPEKVEKYHQLKNNQ; encoded by the coding sequence ATGAAAAAACTTATTTTATCTTTAATGGTGCTTTTATCTTCACTTTCATTTTCTGCTAAGAAATTTTATGTTGGTACTAATGCAGAATTTATGCCTTATGAATATCTTGAGAATGGAAAGATAGTTGGTTTTGATGTGGAACTTATGGAAGCGATTGGTAAGGAATTAGACTATGAGATCGTTTGGAGTAATTTAGGATTTGATGGATTACTTCCAGCTTTACAAATGAAAAAAATTGATGCTGTTATTGCTGGTATGGGACAAACACCTGAAAGACAAAAAGCTGTTACATTTTCAATGCCATATATGTTAGTATCTTCAGATGAACACTATGTTATAGTCAATGAGAATAGCTCACTTACTCACAAAGAGGAGTTAAAAGGTAAAAAGGTAGGTGTACAAATTGGTACTGTACAGGAAGAGTTTACTAAGAAAATTGGTGGTATACCTCAACTTTATAACTCTTGGACAGGTGCTTTAATGGATCTACAAAATAACAAAATTGATGCTGTTATCATTGCTGATGTATCTGGAGATGAGTATCTTAAAGTTATGAAAAAAATTAAAAAAATCGATGTTGTTATAGATGATCATCCAGGTGCTTCTATAGCTCTTAGAAAAGGAGAAACTGAACTAGCTGAAAAAATTAACCAAGCTATTCTTACTCTTGATGCAAACGGAACTTATTTAAAACTTTTAGAAAAATATTTCCCAGAAAAAGTTGAAAAATATCATCAATTAAAAAATAACCAATAA
- a CDS encoding dCMP deaminase family protein, with protein MKREKYIDWDEYFMGVALLSAKRSKDPNTQVGACIVNDEKRIIGVGYNGLPIGCSDDEYPWEREGEFLDTKYPFVCHAELNAILNSTKSLKGCTIYVALFPCHECSKAIIQSGIKELVYLSDKYAGTESNVASKKMLNSAGVKYRQLNSQLKRLELSFDISDY; from the coding sequence ATGAAAAGAGAAAAATACATAGATTGGGACGAATATTTTATGGGAGTAGCTCTACTTTCAGCTAAAAGAAGTAAGGATCCAAATACACAGGTTGGAGCTTGTATTGTAAATGATGAAAAAAGAATCATAGGAGTAGGCTATAATGGATTACCAATTGGTTGTAGTGATGACGAATACCCTTGGGAGAGAGAGGGAGAGTTTTTAGATACTAAATATCCTTTCGTATGTCATGCTGAATTAAATGCAATTTTGAATAGTACTAAGAGTTTAAAAGGTTGCACTATATATGTAGCTCTATTCCCTTGTCATGAGTGTAGTAAGGCTATTATACAAAGTGGAATAAAAGAGTTAGTCTATCTTTCAGATAAATATGCTGGAACAGAGTCTAATGTAGCTTCAAAAAAGATGCTAAATTCTGCTGGTGTAAAATATAGACAGTTAAACTCTCAATTAAAGAGATTGGAGTTGTCATTTGATATAAGTGACTATTAG
- a CDS encoding type I restriction endonuclease subunit R — translation MSSYSPITETKNFIILDSYSKIFQVGESYQTERDLENEFITDLKNQGYEYRKDLTTNEKILENIKIQLEELNDVKFSNSEWDRFCEEYLNKPNDTQIDKTRKIHNDYIYDFIFDDGHIKNIYLVDKKSISRNRLQVISQFNQRGTVLNRYDVTILVNGLPMVQIELKKRGIAIREAFNQINRYSKESFNTENSLYKYLQLYVISNGTDTRYFANTIKRDKNSFDFTMNWAKADNTPIKDLKDFTATFFQKNTILSVLLNYSVFDSNENLLIMRPYQIAATERILWKIKSTYLNKKWKSIDAGGYIWHTTGSGKTLTSFKVARLATELDFIDKVFFVVDRKDLDYQTIKEYQRFSPDSVNGSENTVGLKRNIEKDDNRIIVTTIQKLNNLIKNEADLDIYNRNVVFIFDEAHRSQFGEAQKNIKKKFKKYCQFGFTGTPIFPENALGAETTGSVFGNQLHSYVITDAIRDEKVLKFKVDYNDVRPNFENIEKELDEKKLSALEEKKAFLHPERIKEISRYILNNFNVKTHRTYIGEKGFNAMFAVSSVDAAKQYYETLKNLQKDSKNPLKIATIFSFAPNEEQNSIGEILDENFEPTAMNTSAKEFLTLAINDYNEMFKTNYGIESRDFQNYYRDLANRVKKQEIDLLIVVGMFLTGFDAPTLNTLFVDKNLRYHGLIQAFSRTNRIYNSTKSFGNIVTFRDLEQATIDAITLFGNANTKNVILEKSYEEYMNGFKDIISGENKKGYLSVIEELKNRFPSIEDIVDEKDKKEFVKLFGEYLKVENVLQNYDEFTKLKAIQTLDIDDSKALEEFKTRYYVSDDEIRAMKEIKLPTEREIQDYCSTYNDIREWLRRERAEKDGENLTIDWNDVIFEIDLLKSQEINLSYILGLIFEKNKKLTSKELLVEDIRRLIRASIGNRAKESLIVDFINKTDLNKFEDKASVIEGFFNFAKEERAIEEAKLIDEEKLNKDMAKRYISRSLKREYASENGTELNEVMPKMSPLNPNYLPKKKSIFEKISAFVEKFKGIGKED, via the coding sequence ATGAGTAGCTACAGTCCAATTACAGAGACAAAAAACTTTATAATTTTAGATAGTTATAGTAAAATATTTCAGGTTGGAGAATCTTATCAAACAGAGAGAGATTTAGAAAACGAATTTATAACCGACTTAAAAAATCAAGGTTATGAGTATAGAAAAGATCTAACTACCAATGAAAAAATCTTAGAAAATATAAAAATTCAACTTGAAGAATTAAATGATGTTAAATTTTCAAATTCTGAATGGGATAGATTTTGTGAGGAGTATTTAAATAAGCCTAATGATACTCAAATAGATAAGACTAGAAAAATTCATAATGATTATATATATGATTTTATTTTTGATGATGGACATATTAAAAATATTTATCTTGTGGATAAAAAGAGTATCTCTAGAAACAGACTTCAGGTAATTTCTCAATTTAATCAAAGAGGAACTGTTTTAAATCGTTATGATGTAACCATTTTAGTAAATGGCTTACCTATGGTTCAAATAGAACTTAAAAAAAGAGGAATTGCTATTAGAGAAGCATTTAATCAAATTAATAGATATAGCAAGGAGAGTTTTAATACAGAAAATTCACTGTATAAATATTTACAATTATATGTAATTTCAAATGGAACTGATACAAGATATTTTGCTAATACTATAAAAAGAGATAAGAATAGCTTTGATTTTACAATGAACTGGGCTAAGGCAGACAATACACCAATTAAAGATTTAAAAGATTTTACAGCTACATTTTTTCAAAAAAATACAATTCTAAGTGTATTATTAAATTATTCAGTTTTTGATTCAAATGAGAATTTATTGATAATGAGACCATATCAAATAGCTGCAACTGAAAGAATTTTATGGAAAATAAAGAGTACATATTTGAATAAAAAGTGGAAGTCTATTGATGCTGGTGGATATATATGGCATACAACAGGTTCAGGAAAAACTTTAACAAGTTTTAAAGTAGCTCGTTTAGCAACAGAATTGGATTTTATAGATAAAGTATTTTTTGTAGTGGATAGAAAAGATTTAGACTACCAAACTATAAAAGAGTATCAACGTTTTTCTCCAGATAGTGTTAATGGTTCTGAAAATACTGTAGGACTTAAAAGAAATATTGAAAAAGATGATAACAGAATTATTGTAACTACAATACAAAAATTAAATAACTTAATAAAAAATGAAGCAGATTTAGATATATACAATAGAAATGTTGTTTTCATATTTGATGAAGCTCATCGTTCTCAATTTGGAGAAGCACAGAAAAATATAAAAAAGAAATTTAAAAAATATTGTCAATTTGGATTTACTGGCACACCAATATTTCCAGAAAATGCTTTAGGAGCAGAGACAACAGGAAGTGTATTTGGAAATCAGTTACACTCATATGTTATAACAGATGCTATTAGAGACGAGAAAGTACTTAAATTTAAAGTTGATTACAATGATGTTCGTCCAAATTTTGAAAATATAGAGAAAGAGCTAGATGAAAAAAAACTGAGTGCTTTAGAAGAGAAAAAGGCTTTTTTACATCCTGAAAGAATTAAGGAAATCTCTAGATATATTCTTAATAATTTTAATGTTAAAACTCACAGAACTTATATAGGAGAAAAGGGATTTAATGCAATGTTTGCTGTAAGTTCTGTAGATGCAGCAAAACAATATTATGAAACACTAAAAAATTTACAAAAAGATTCTAAGAATCCTCTAAAAATAGCAACAATATTTTCATTTGCTCCTAATGAAGAGCAAAATTCTATTGGAGAGATATTGGATGAAAATTTTGAGCCAACAGCAATGAACACAAGTGCAAAAGAGTTTTTAACTTTAGCTATTAATGATTATAATGAAATGTTTAAAACAAATTATGGTATTGAAAGTAGAGACTTTCAAAATTATTATAGAGATCTTGCTAATAGAGTGAAAAAACAAGAGATAGATTTGTTAATTGTTGTTGGAATGTTTTTAACAGGATTTGATGCTCCTACTTTAAATACACTATTTGTTGATAAAAATTTACGTTATCATGGATTGATACAGGCTTTTTCAAGAACCAATAGAATATATAATTCTACAAAAAGTTTTGGGAATATAGTGACATTTAGAGATTTAGAACAAGCAACTATTGATGCTATAACTTTATTTGGAAATGCAAATACTAAAAATGTAATTTTAGAAAAAAGTTATGAAGAGTATATGAATGGTTTTAAAGATATTATTAGTGGAGAAAATAAAAAAGGATATCTAAGTGTGATTGAAGAATTGAAAAATCGTTTTCCTAGTATAGAAGATATCGTTGATGAAAAGGATAAAAAAGAGTTTGTTAAACTTTTTGGAGAATACTTAAAAGTTGAAAATGTATTACAAAATTATGATGAATTTACAAAGTTAAAAGCTATCCAAACACTAGATATAGATGACTCAAAAGCTCTAGAAGAGTTTAAAACTAGATATTATGTAAGTGATGATGAAATTAGAGCTATGAAGGAAATAAAACTTCCAACTGAAAGAGAGATACAAGATTATTGTTCTACGTATAATGATATTCGTGAATGGCTTCGTCGTGAAAGAGCAGAGAAAGATGGAGAGAATTTGACAATAGATTGGAATGATGTTATATTTGAAATTGATCTTTTAAAATCTCAAGAGATAAACTTAAGCTACATTCTTGGCTTGATTTTTGAAAAAAATAAAAAATTAACAAGTAAAGAATTATTAGTTGAAGATATTAGACGTTTAATTAGAGCAAGTATAGGTAATCGTGCTAAAGAGAGTTTAATTGTGGATTTTATAAATAAAACAGATTTGAATAAATTTGAAGATAAAGCTAGTGTAATAGAGGGATTTTTTAACTTTGCTAAAGAAGAAAGAGCTATAGAAGAAGCTAAACTTATAGACGAAGAAAAATTAAATAAGGATATGGCAAAAAGATATATTTCTCGTTCATTAAAAAGGGAGTATGCTAGTGAAAATGGGACAGAATTAAATGAAGTTATGCCTAAAATGAGCCCACTAAACCCCAATTACCTACCTAAAAAGAAAAGTATATTTGAAAAAATATCAGCTTTTGTAGAAAAGTTTAAAGGGATTGGAAAAGAGGACTAG